The following proteins are co-located in the Numida meleagris isolate 19003 breed g44 Domestic line chromosome 8, NumMel1.0, whole genome shotgun sequence genome:
- the LOC110403319 gene encoding uncharacterized protein LOC110403319, with the protein MSFVSQLLKARRKQLKALHICSLGVPEFPACHPYRSSDSFGSEGSGVFSDVESYTGVGFGRAVRVSLLTLAYMERRVGREHMSPCQDTVLMPAPHRKTAPAPVPGRADALRTPCEHSQGSGMSCCVLKGRAGRSERLLWDSMEPMDRNEAVTTDAHWSPFPLPPQTLSDANLLQLITAANAAAAFIKIRGMPDYFHAQWELWGRACTNCFPNTSHHGRCRNGVGMPWGWGCPKYRPLVEDRWTDGRTTPIGDSRHPGYSMDTSRWKISSSVPWEHVPANSPVPVPRAGCAPAEQRREGAERAVGRSAAAARCEFLGGFL; encoded by the coding sequence ATGTCATTTGTGTCCCAGCTGCTGAAAGCACGGAGGAAGCAGCTGAAAGCCCTTCACATCTGCTCCCTGGGAGTGCCAGAGTTCCCCGCATGCCACCCTTACCGCTCCTCTGACAGCTTTGGGTCTGAGGGCTCTGGGGTTTTCAGTGATGTGGAGTCCTACACTGGGGTAGGATTTGGCAGAGCGGTGAGGGTGAGTCTCTTGACCCTGGCTTACATGGAGAGGAGAGTGGGAAGGGAGCACATGAGCCCATGCCAGGACACTGTGCTGATGCCAGCTCCACACAGGAAGACAGCTCCAGCCCCAGTGCCCGGCCGTGCAGATGCTTTGAGGACACCATGTGAGCACAGCCAGGGCTCAGGAATGTCCTGCTGTGTCCTCAAGGGACGTGCTGGGAGATCTGAGAGGCTCCTATGGGACAGCATGGAACCCATGGACCGAAATGAGGCAGTGACAACCGATGCACATTGGTCCCCCTTCCCACTCCCCCCACAGACTCTGTCTGATGCTAACCTGTTACAGCTGATAACAGCCGCAaacgctgctgctgctttcataaAAATTCGTGGGATGCCAGATTATTTCCACGCGCAATGGGAGCTCTGGGGCCGTGCCTGCACGAACTGCTTCCCAAACACCTCCCACCACGGCCGCTGCAGGAATGGGGTGGGAAtgccctggggctggggctgcccaaAATACCGACCACTGGTTGaggacagatggacagatggacGCACAACTCCTATAGGAGATTCACGGCACCCGGGGTACTCCATGGACACGTCCCGATGGAAGATAAGTTCCTCAGTCCCATGGGAACATGTTCCAGCCAACAGCCCCGTGCCTGTGCCCCGAGCAGGATGTGCTCCCGCGGAGCAGCGCAGGGAGGGCGCGGAGAGAGCAGTTGGCAGGAGCGCAGCTGCGGCTCGGTGTGAGTTTCTGGGGGGATTTTTATAG